The Triticum aestivum cultivar Chinese Spring chromosome 7B, IWGSC CS RefSeq v2.1, whole genome shotgun sequence genome window below encodes:
- the LOC123160321 gene encoding uncharacterized protein isoform X2 yields the protein MAAAAMAAAEWFILYAIPKVAAQEDDSIFEQPTNMSFTFRKAPCPSYVTVASNVVSPDGIIHYPYIAADDGRGIFLLCGYTVLGLTYYLFDPWRRRTLGVIPRVGGLRLRDVAGLIRSGGGDRLMVAELNTWLLDDRGSVTIHCTVDMYGWDEKKCKCSGITAKRPWNGDGVLSHQGFLWWFDLSYCILACDPFAPVPEFYQIMFPSVPDALPFGWNRDIHRCLKVSDGQLRYVQIHGASEKPVVSIWTLSSSDPSKATWGSPTSLPLDVVWEDSSYSDDARLRPGVVPALPLVHPMNANEVYFFLDTCIFAIDLTKKKVVCCEEFGIGWLPPKIRTSRLVHAWQWPRPRPVKVTKMSPQSAKRKKKHGAT from the exons ATGGCTGCTGctgcgatggcggcggcggagtggtTCATCCTGTACGCCATCCCGAAGGTGGCAGCGCAGGAGGATGATAGCATCTTCGAGCAGCCCACCAACATGTCCTTCACCTTCAGAAAAGCTCCGTGCCCCTCCTACGTAACTGTCGCGAGTAACGTCGTCAGTCCCGACGGCATCATCCACTACCCCTACATCGCCGCGGACGACGGCCGCGGCATCTTTCTCCTCTGCGGTTACACCGTGCTCGGGCTCACCTACTACCTCTTCGATCCCTGGCGCCGCAGGACGCTGGGCGTCATCCCTCGCGTGGGCGGCCTCAGGCTCCGCGACGTCGCCGGCCTCatccgcagcggcggcggcgaccgccTCATGGTCGCCGAGCTCAACACGTGGCTCCTCGACGACCGTGGCTCCGTCACGATCCACTGCACGGTCGACATGTACGGCTGGGACGAGAAGAAGTGCAAGTGCTCCGGCATCACGGCCAAGAGACCGTGGAACGGAGACGGCGTCCTGTCCCACCAAGGCTTCCTCTGGTGGTTTGATCTCTCCTACTGCATCCTCGCCTGCGACCCCTTCGCCCCGGTGCCGGAGTTTTACCAGATCATGTTCCCGTCCGTCCCTGACGCTCTGCCCTTCGGCTGGAACCGCGACATACACCGCTGCTTAAAGGTGAGCGACGGCCAGCTGCGCTACGTTCAGATCCATGGTGCATCTGAGAAGCCGGTGGTCAGCATCTGGACGCTGTCATCCAGTGATCCGTCAAAGGCGACATGGGGAAGCCCGACCAGCCTCCCCTTGGATGTGGTTTGGGAGGACAGCAGCTACAGTGATGATGCCCGGTTGCGTCCGGGGGTCGTCCCTGCTTTGCCGCTGGTCCACCCCATGAACGCCAACGAGGTCTACTTCTTCTTGGACACATGCATCTTCGCCATCGACCTCACAAAGAAAAAGGTCGTCTGCTGCGAGGAGTTCGGCATTGGGTGGCTGCCGCCCAAAATCCGCACCTCCCGCCTGGTCCATGCTTGGCAgtggccgcggccgcggccggTGAAGGTCACCAAGATGAGTCCTCAGTCTG CCAAAAGAAAGAAAAAGCACGGCGCCACATGA
- the LOC123160321 gene encoding uncharacterized protein isoform X1, whose translation MAAAAMAAAEWFILYAIPKVAAQEDDSIFEQPTNMSFTFRKAPCPSYVTVASNVVSPDGIIHYPYIAADDGRGIFLLCGYTVLGLTYYLFDPWRRRTLGVIPRVGGLRLRDVAGLIRSGGGDRLMVAELNTWLLDDRGSVTIHCTVDMYGWDEKKCKCSGITAKRPWNGDGVLSHQGFLWWFDLSYCILACDPFAPVPEFYQIMFPSVPDALPFGWNRDIHRCLKVSDGQLRYVQIHGASEKPVVSIWTLSSSDPSKATWGSPTSLPLDVVWEDSSYSDDARLRPGVVPALPLVHPMNANEVYFFLDTCIFAIDLTKKKVVCCEEFGIGWLPPKIRTSRLVHAWQWPRPRPVKVTKMSPQSGPDGFHVNEIGLLTRWKSVKDFHNRAAIIMRSRSELDDTDLDDDSVDSDTSEEEI comes from the exons ATGGCTGCTGctgcgatggcggcggcggagtggtTCATCCTGTACGCCATCCCGAAGGTGGCAGCGCAGGAGGATGATAGCATCTTCGAGCAGCCCACCAACATGTCCTTCACCTTCAGAAAAGCTCCGTGCCCCTCCTACGTAACTGTCGCGAGTAACGTCGTCAGTCCCGACGGCATCATCCACTACCCCTACATCGCCGCGGACGACGGCCGCGGCATCTTTCTCCTCTGCGGTTACACCGTGCTCGGGCTCACCTACTACCTCTTCGATCCCTGGCGCCGCAGGACGCTGGGCGTCATCCCTCGCGTGGGCGGCCTCAGGCTCCGCGACGTCGCCGGCCTCatccgcagcggcggcggcgaccgccTCATGGTCGCCGAGCTCAACACGTGGCTCCTCGACGACCGTGGCTCCGTCACGATCCACTGCACGGTCGACATGTACGGCTGGGACGAGAAGAAGTGCAAGTGCTCCGGCATCACGGCCAAGAGACCGTGGAACGGAGACGGCGTCCTGTCCCACCAAGGCTTCCTCTGGTGGTTTGATCTCTCCTACTGCATCCTCGCCTGCGACCCCTTCGCCCCGGTGCCGGAGTTTTACCAGATCATGTTCCCGTCCGTCCCTGACGCTCTGCCCTTCGGCTGGAACCGCGACATACACCGCTGCTTAAAGGTGAGCGACGGCCAGCTGCGCTACGTTCAGATCCATGGTGCATCTGAGAAGCCGGTGGTCAGCATCTGGACGCTGTCATCCAGTGATCCGTCAAAGGCGACATGGGGAAGCCCGACCAGCCTCCCCTTGGATGTGGTTTGGGAGGACAGCAGCTACAGTGATGATGCCCGGTTGCGTCCGGGGGTCGTCCCTGCTTTGCCGCTGGTCCACCCCATGAACGCCAACGAGGTCTACTTCTTCTTGGACACATGCATCTTCGCCATCGACCTCACAAAGAAAAAGGTCGTCTGCTGCGAGGAGTTCGGCATTGGGTGGCTGCCGCCCAAAATCCGCACCTCCCGCCTGGTCCATGCTTGGCAgtggccgcggccgcggccggTGAAGGTCACCAAGATGAGTCCTCAGTCTG GGCCTGACGGGTTTCATGTCAACGAGATTGGTTTATTGACTCGGTGGAAGTCCGTGAAGGATTTCCATAACAGAGCTGCCATCATCATGAG GTCGCGTTCCGAACTAGATGACACGG ATCTCGACGATGACTCAGTTGACTCGGATACGAGCGAGGAGGAGATTTAG